Proteins found in one Mucilaginibacter gracilis genomic segment:
- a CDS encoding efflux RND transporter periplasmic adaptor subunit: MKSIYFALIAISLYGCASKPQAPAATPPPSLPVVSIVAGNQTTYQEYPASVEGAVNVEVRPQVSGSLDKVFIDEGAFVKAGEPLFKINDQPYRAQLNNALAAQHSAEGAVLNAQLEIDKLTPLVQNKVVSDYQLKTARATYQIAKANVEQAKANVATAQINLGYTTIKAPVNGYIGRLLKKQGSLVAPTDVEALTQLSDVHNVHVYFSLSEQDFINFKEQYPGGTLGDKLKHLPSVSLLLTDNSEYSQQGKIDMIDGQFDKNTGAITLRASFPNAQGLLRSGNTGKVRLSLQHNNALVVPQSATMEMQDKVFVFAVADSNKVKKLPITIIGKSGTNYLVKDGVKPGDQIVVSGFDHLQEGTVIHPEPAPAKVAKN, encoded by the coding sequence ATGAAAAGTATCTATTTCGCGTTAATCGCAATATCATTATACGGCTGCGCTTCAAAGCCGCAGGCTCCGGCGGCAACGCCTCCCCCGTCGTTACCGGTAGTTAGCATAGTAGCCGGTAATCAAACCACTTATCAGGAATATCCCGCCTCTGTTGAAGGTGCAGTTAACGTTGAGGTACGCCCTCAGGTAAGTGGCTCGCTCGACAAGGTTTTTATTGACGAAGGTGCCTTTGTTAAAGCAGGCGAACCGTTGTTTAAAATTAACGACCAACCTTATCGCGCACAGCTAAACAATGCCCTGGCAGCGCAACACTCCGCCGAAGGCGCAGTGCTAAACGCTCAGTTAGAAATTGACAAGCTTACCCCTCTGGTACAAAACAAAGTAGTTTCCGATTATCAGCTTAAAACGGCCCGTGCAACTTACCAAATAGCTAAGGCCAATGTAGAGCAGGCTAAAGCCAATGTTGCTACCGCTCAAATTAACCTAGGCTATACAACCATTAAAGCACCTGTAAACGGTTACATAGGCCGCCTGCTAAAAAAACAAGGTAGCCTTGTGGCTCCTACCGATGTTGAAGCACTTACACAACTATCAGACGTGCATAACGTGCATGTTTACTTCTCGTTAAGCGAACAGGACTTTATCAACTTTAAAGAGCAATACCCTGGTGGTACCCTGGGCGATAAATTAAAACACCTGCCATCGGTATCGTTATTATTAACCGATAACAGCGAGTATAGCCAACAAGGGAAAATAGACATGATAGACGGACAGTTTGATAAAAACACCGGTGCTATTACACTAAGGGCAAGTTTCCCCAACGCACAAGGTTTATTACGGTCGGGCAATACGGGTAAGGTACGTTTGAGCTTACAACACAACAATGCTTTGGTTGTACCACAATCGGCCACTATGGAAATGCAGGATAAGGTATTTGTTTTTGCCGTTGCCGATAGCAACAAGGTTAAAAAATTGCCAATCACCATCATCGGAAAAAGCGGAACCAACTACCTGGTTAAAGACGGCGTAAAGCCAGGCGACCAAATAGTGGTTAGCGGTTTTGACCACCTGCAAGAAGGCACCGTGATACATCCCGAACCTGCTCCCGCTAAAGTAGCTAAAAACTAA
- a CDS encoding efflux RND transporter permease subunit has translation MFQKFIERPVLSTVISILLVILGILGLNNLPLQQFPDIAPPAVLVAAVYPGANAETVLRSVAPSLEESINGVENMSYMSSTASNDGTLAITVYFKQGTNPDQAAVNVQNRVTQATSQLPAEVVQQGITTTKQQNSLIGAVGMYTEDPKKYDQAFVANYAQINIIPEIKRIAGIGNATIFGGVKDYSMRVWLKPGQLAAYKITPAEVMAAIQDKNLEAAPGKLGERSSEVFEYIIKYKGKLTKPEEYENIAIRANTDGSVLRLKDVARVELGAYSYTSVTHLNGHDGIAIGLIQLAGSNANEIQIAVDKVMEKAAKDFPVGIKYNQFYRTKTALDESIDQVEHTLIEAFILVFIVVFIFLQDFRSTLIPAIAVPVAILGTFFFMNLFGFSINLLTLFALVLAIGIVVDDAIVVVEAVHAKMEHKHLAPKAATTEAMHEITGAIISITLVMAAVFLPVGFMTGSTGIFYRQFAFTMSIAIIISAVNALTLSPALAALFLKSNHGKEGDVVVKKGFKDKFYAGFNSSFAAITNRYVGGLKFLIKNKSVAIGGLVLIIAITVYLGKTTKSGFIPTEDQGFVAIAVSTPSGTSLDGTTKMLNIAEAKLKALPAARFVTAISGFNLLTSSNSPSAAVIFVLLKPNKDRGAVKNIDAIQNVIRGELGAITAGSFFVFSFPTVPGFSNVEALDVVLQDKTGGKLDKFSGVANTFIGELMKKKEIAYAFTSFKADYPQLQLEVNDDKANQLGVNVKDILQTMQAYFGSAQASDFNRFGKYYRVVVQADIADRTDPSSIDRVFVKNKLGEMVPINTLVKLTRVYGSETASRYNLFNSIEINAIPKPGYSSGDAIKAIEETAKEQLPSGFAYEFSGQTREEIASGGQSTIVFILCLIFVYFLLSAQYESYVLPLAVILSIPTGILGVFVVLGLTGIENNIYVQVALIMLIGLLAKNAILIVEFAVQRRKAGQPLVAAAIEAARLRLRPIIMTSLAFVFGLFPMSIATGPSAQGNHSISIGAAGGMVSGVILGLFIIPVLFVIFQGLQEKITGVPLAVLNNGGHGAHHTPHVDVLDDEYNRN, from the coding sequence ATGTTCCAAAAATTTATAGAAAGGCCGGTACTTTCAACCGTTATCTCCATCTTATTGGTGATATTGGGTATACTTGGCTTAAACAATTTGCCTTTACAACAGTTTCCGGATATTGCGCCGCCTGCTGTATTAGTAGCAGCCGTATATCCCGGCGCCAATGCCGAAACTGTGCTGCGTTCGGTAGCGCCATCGTTAGAAGAATCAATTAATGGTGTTGAAAACATGAGCTATATGAGCTCAACCGCCAGTAACGATGGTACTTTGGCTATTACCGTTTACTTTAAACAAGGTACCAATCCAGACCAGGCTGCGGTAAACGTTCAAAACCGGGTAACACAAGCCACAAGCCAGTTACCTGCCGAAGTTGTACAACAAGGTATAACCACCACCAAACAGCAAAACAGTTTAATTGGTGCCGTTGGTATGTATACCGAAGATCCTAAAAAATACGACCAGGCTTTTGTGGCCAACTACGCCCAAATCAATATTATACCCGAAATAAAACGTATAGCAGGCATTGGTAACGCAACCATATTTGGTGGCGTTAAAGATTACTCTATGCGTGTTTGGCTTAAGCCTGGCCAATTGGCGGCCTACAAAATTACCCCCGCCGAAGTGATGGCAGCCATTCAGGATAAAAACCTGGAAGCAGCACCGGGTAAACTTGGCGAACGCAGCAGCGAAGTATTTGAATACATTATCAAATACAAAGGCAAACTTACCAAACCCGAAGAATACGAAAACATTGCCATACGTGCCAATACAGACGGATCGGTACTACGCTTAAAAGATGTGGCACGTGTTGAACTTGGTGCCTATTCGTACACAAGCGTAACCCACTTAAACGGGCACGACGGTATTGCCATCGGCTTAATACAATTAGCCGGATCAAACGCTAACGAAATACAGATAGCCGTTGATAAGGTGATGGAAAAAGCCGCTAAAGATTTCCCGGTGGGTATTAAGTACAACCAGTTCTATCGTACCAAAACCGCTTTAGACGAATCTATTGACCAAGTTGAGCATACCCTGATAGAAGCTTTTATACTGGTATTTATCGTAGTATTTATTTTCCTTCAGGATTTCCGTTCAACCTTAATTCCGGCAATAGCCGTTCCGGTGGCTATTTTGGGCACCTTCTTTTTCATGAACCTGTTTGGCTTCTCAATTAACCTTTTAACCTTGTTTGCCTTAGTATTGGCCATAGGTATTGTGGTGGATGATGCCATTGTGGTTGTTGAGGCCGTACACGCCAAAATGGAGCACAAGCATTTAGCACCCAAGGCTGCCACAACCGAAGCCATGCACGAAATTACAGGTGCCATTATATCCATAACGCTGGTAATGGCAGCCGTATTTTTACCTGTAGGTTTCATGACGGGTTCAACAGGTATATTTTACCGGCAGTTTGCCTTCACCATGTCTATCGCCATTATCATATCGGCGGTTAACGCATTAACATTGAGCCCTGCACTGGCGGCTTTATTCTTAAAAAGTAATCATGGAAAGGAAGGCGATGTTGTAGTTAAAAAAGGCTTTAAAGATAAATTTTATGCCGGTTTTAACAGCAGCTTTGCAGCAATAACTAACAGGTATGTTGGCGGCTTAAAGTTCCTTATAAAAAATAAAAGCGTTGCAATTGGCGGCCTGGTATTAATTATAGCTATCACGGTTTACCTGGGTAAAACAACAAAATCGGGCTTTATACCTACCGAAGATCAGGGCTTTGTGGCTATTGCTGTTTCAACACCATCCGGAACATCGTTAGATGGTACAACCAAAATGCTAAACATAGCCGAAGCCAAATTAAAGGCCTTACCGGCTGCCAGGTTTGTAACGGCCATATCGGGCTTTAACCTGTTAACATCATCAAACAGCCCGTCGGCGGCGGTAATATTTGTATTGCTTAAACCTAATAAAGATAGGGGCGCGGTTAAAAATATTGATGCCATACAAAACGTAATACGCGGCGAACTGGGCGCGATAACGGCAGGTAGTTTCTTTGTATTCAGTTTCCCAACCGTTCCGGGTTTCAGCAACGTTGAGGCACTTGATGTTGTATTGCAAGATAAAACAGGCGGCAAGCTTGATAAATTTAGTGGCGTAGCCAACACGTTTATAGGCGAATTGATGAAGAAAAAGGAAATTGCTTATGCTTTTACATCCTTTAAAGCCGATTATCCGCAACTACAGTTAGAAGTTAACGACGATAAGGCTAACCAACTGGGCGTAAATGTGAAGGATATTTTGCAAACCATGCAGGCCTATTTTGGCAGCGCACAGGCATCGGACTTTAACCGCTTTGGTAAATACTACCGTGTGGTTGTACAGGCAGATATTGCCGACCGGACAGATCCATCATCAATAGACCGTGTTTTTGTTAAAAACAAGCTTGGCGAAATGGTGCCTATCAATACATTGGTTAAGCTAACCCGCGTTTATGGTTCCGAAACTGCTTCGCGTTATAATTTGTTTAATTCAATCGAAATCAATGCCATTCCGAAACCGGGCTATAGCTCTGGTGACGCCATTAAGGCGATAGAAGAAACTGCCAAAGAACAATTGCCATCGGGCTTTGCCTACGAGTTTTCGGGCCAAACCCGCGAGGAAATTGCATCGGGCGGGCAATCAACCATCGTGTTTATTCTTTGTTTAATATTTGTGTACTTCCTGCTATCGGCACAATACGAAAGTTATGTATTGCCTCTGGCTGTTATACTCTCAATCCCTACGGGTATTTTAGGTGTATTTGTGGTATTGGGCTTAACTGGTATCGAAAACAACATTTATGTACAGGTGGCACTCATTATGCTCATCGGTTTACTGGCTAAAAACGCCATCTTAATTGTGGAGTTTGCGGTGCAGCGCCGAAAGGCAGGCCAGCCATTAGTGGCCGCAGCTATTGAGGCTGCAAGGCTAAGGCTGCGCCCCATCATCATGACATCGCTTGCCTTTGTTTTCGGTTTGTTCCCCATGAGTATTGCAACCGGCCCATCGGCGCAAGGTAATCACTCCATCAGTATCGGCGCAGCGGGTGGTATGGTATCGGGAGTAATCCTGGGCCTATTCATTATCCCGGTGTTGTTTGTAATTTTTCAAGGGTTGCAAGAAAAAATTACCGGCGTACCCTTAGCTGTATTGAATAATGGCGGACACGGCGCACATCACACCCCTCACGTTGACGTGCTGGATGACGAATATAACCGTAATTAA
- a CDS encoding TetR/AcrR family transcriptional regulator, with protein sequence MASKDRILRLKEETRINILDASLQIVKEEGWQALSMRKIADVIEYTAPLIYEYFANKEAIILELTRKGFLLLSRDMELAKNQHQLPAKQLEAMWLAYWNFAFAEKELYQVMFGVNTNCCELAKIIPESEVPYNLIAEVIEQIMNKPTEDEVCTKYFTFWSVIHGLISINLLKRGRSDEMNHEVLITAINGITRSLND encoded by the coding sequence ATGGCAAGCAAGGATAGGATACTACGTTTGAAAGAGGAAACCAGAATAAATATTCTGGATGCTTCGCTTCAAATTGTAAAGGAAGAGGGATGGCAAGCATTAAGCATGCGCAAAATTGCAGATGTTATTGAATACACCGCACCGCTCATTTATGAGTATTTTGCTAATAAAGAAGCTATTATACTGGAACTTACGCGAAAAGGTTTTTTATTGCTGTCGCGGGATATGGAGTTGGCAAAAAACCAACATCAATTACCGGCCAAGCAACTGGAAGCAATGTGGCTTGCCTACTGGAACTTTGCCTTTGCCGAAAAAGAATTATACCAGGTAATGTTTGGCGTTAATACCAATTGTTGCGAACTGGCCAAAATTATCCCCGAATCGGAAGTACCATATAATTTGATAGCCGAGGTGATAGAGCAAATAATGAACAAGCCTACTGAAGATGAGGTATGCACAAAATATTTCACCTTTTGGTCGGTAATACACGGCCTCATATCAATTAATCTTTTAAAGCGTGGCCGGTCTGACGAGATGAACCATGAGGTACTCATAACCGCCATTAATGGCATAACACGGTCGCTAAACGACTAA